A section of the Rhodobacter sp. genome encodes:
- a CDS encoding LysR family transcriptional regulator, translating into MDKLSSLDWSLVQAFLAVAETGSLSAAARALGRSQPTLGRQIKTIEGQLGADLFHRQPRGFSLTEDGQALLEPARAMRDAANRMALTVAGHEARLEGSVRVTASVAVSVWHLPPVLAALRVAEPLIRIDLVPTDRTSNLLYREADIAIRMYRPTQQDLIARHLGDVGIAAFAAKTYLARRGMPRTAQDLGQHDLVGMDRETLLIDGFRQGGMLATRDWFATRSDDIVVAWELVRAGCGIGFAQRSIGARDPLVQEIDLGFPLPRLPVWLTAHPVMRRTPRVRRVWDLLAEGLAPMFRAGA; encoded by the coding sequence ATGGACAAGTTGAGCTCACTGGACTGGTCGCTGGTGCAGGCCTTTCTCGCCGTGGCGGAAACGGGCAGCCTGTCGGCGGCGGCGCGGGCCCTGGGGCGCAGCCAGCCGACGCTGGGCCGCCAGATCAAGACGATCGAGGGACAACTGGGCGCCGACCTGTTCCACCGCCAGCCCCGGGGGTTTTCCCTGACCGAGGACGGGCAGGCGCTGCTCGAACCCGCCCGCGCGATGCGCGACGCGGCGAATCGCATGGCGCTGACCGTGGCAGGCCACGAGGCGCGGCTCGAAGGCAGCGTGCGCGTCACCGCCAGCGTCGCGGTGTCGGTCTGGCATCTGCCGCCGGTTCTGGCCGCCCTGCGCGTGGCCGAGCCCCTGATCCGCATCGACCTGGTGCCCACGGACCGGACCTCGAATCTGCTGTATCGCGAGGCCGACATCGCGATTCGCATGTATCGGCCGACCCAGCAGGACCTGATCGCCCGGCACCTTGGCGACGTGGGCATCGCGGCCTTTGCGGCAAAAACCTACCTGGCCAGGCGCGGCATGCCCCGGACGGCGCAGGACCTGGGTCAGCACGATCTGGTGGGCATGGACCGGGAAACCCTGCTGATCGACGGGTTTCGCCAGGGCGGGATGCTGGCGACCCGCGACTGGTTCGCGACCCGCAGCGACGACATCGTCGTTGCCTGGGAACTGGTGCGCGCTGGCTGCGGGATCGGCTTTGCCCAGCGCAGTATCGGCGCCCGCGATCCCCTGGTGCAGGAAATCGACCTGGGTTTTCCCCTGCCGCGCCTGCCCGTCTGGCTGACTGCCCACCCCGTGATGCGGCGCACCCCCCGGGTGCGCCGGGTCTGGGACCTGCTCGCCGAAGGTCTGGCGCCGATGTTCAGGGCCGGGGCGTAA
- a CDS encoding aspartate/tyrosine/aromatic aminotransferase: MFKVLPAPTADPILKVMTLFREDPRSAKVDLGLGVYKDPQGRTPVMRAVKTAEQKLVNEQDTKSYTTLSGDPAFRQAMAGLVLGDAADPARLAGTTSTGGTGGVKLGLDLVHAANPGATVWISAPTWPNHMALTKAAGLQWKPYRYYDAETGAVAREAMWQDLESARAGDVVILHGCCHNPTGADLNADDWAQVAAFCNARGLIPFVDFAYQGFGDGLDKDAAGVRLLAGRVERLIVVASASKNFGLYRERTGVCLVQCPEDERALVQGTLETLNRQTISFPPDHGARVVTEILGDAAMRAEWSDELTAMRDRMNGLRRSLARALRDACGSDRFGFLADQRGMFSVLGGTDEQILRLREEFGVYVVGGGRLNMAGLTDESIPQVAKAIAAVL; encoded by the coding sequence ATGTTCAAGGTTCTCCCCGCCCCCACCGCCGACCCGATCCTGAAGGTCATGACGCTGTTCCGCGAGGACCCGCGCAGCGCCAAGGTGGACCTGGGGCTGGGTGTCTACAAGGACCCCCAGGGCCGGACCCCGGTGATGCGCGCCGTCAAGACGGCGGAACAGAAACTGGTGAACGAGCAGGACACCAAGAGCTACACCACGCTTTCCGGCGATCCGGCGTTCCGCCAGGCGATGGCCGGGCTGGTGCTGGGCGACGCGGCCGATCCCGCGCGGCTGGCCGGGACGACCTCGACCGGGGGCACGGGGGGCGTGAAGCTGGGGCTCGATCTGGTCCATGCGGCCAATCCGGGTGCGACGGTGTGGATTTCCGCGCCGACCTGGCCGAACCACATGGCGCTGACCAAGGCCGCCGGGCTGCAATGGAAACCCTATCGCTATTACGACGCCGAGACCGGCGCGGTGGCGCGAGAGGCGATGTGGCAGGACCTTGAAAGCGCCAGGGCGGGGGATGTGGTGATCCTTCACGGCTGTTGCCACAACCCCACCGGCGCCGATCTGAACGCCGACGACTGGGCGCAGGTGGCCGCGTTCTGCAACGCGCGCGGGCTGATCCCCTTTGTCGATTTCGCCTATCAGGGCTTTGGCGACGGACTGGACAAGGACGCGGCCGGTGTGCGGCTGCTGGCAGGGCGGGTCGAGCGGCTGATCGTCGTTGCCTCGGCCTCGAAGAATTTCGGGCTCTACCGCGAGCGGACCGGCGTCTGCCTGGTGCAATGCCCCGAAGACGAACGGGCATTGGTGCAAGGCACGCTGGAAACCCTGAACCGTCAGACCATCAGCTTTCCGCCGGACCATGGCGCGCGGGTGGTGACCGAGATCCTGGGCGACGCGGCGATGCGCGCCGAATGGAGCGACGAGCTGACGGCGATGCGCGACCGGATGAATGGGCTGCGCCGGTCCCTGGCGCGGGCGCTGCGCGACGCTTGCGGATCGGACCGGTTCGGATTCCTGGCCGACCAGCGGGGGATGTTCTCGGTTCTTGGGGGGACGGACGAACAGATCCTGCGCCTGCGCGAGGAGTTCGGCGTCTATGTCGTCGGCGGCGGACGGCTGAACATGGCCGGGCTGACGGACGAGAGCATCCCGCAGGTCGCGAAAGCCATCGCCGCGGTGCTGTAG
- a CDS encoding VOC family protein — MTGLALTPYLTCRDAASAIDFYGRAFDAREVFRLTDPADGRVGHAELRIGAARVMLADEYPDFGALSPDALGGSPVLLHLECDDVDALTAQATRAGAMLLRAPATQSFGERNAMVQDPFGHRWMLTRTVEVVAPEDMQRRWDEGAG; from the coding sequence ATGACCGGTCTCGCCCTGACCCCGTATCTGACCTGTCGCGATGCCGCGTCGGCGATCGACTTCTACGGTCGCGCCTTTGACGCGCGCGAGGTGTTCCGCCTGACCGATCCCGCGGACGGGCGCGTGGGACACGCCGAGTTGCGCATCGGTGCGGCGCGGGTGATGCTGGCCGACGAATACCCCGACTTCGGTGCGCTCAGCCCCGATGCACTGGGTGGTTCGCCGGTCTTGCTGCACCTGGAATGCGATGACGTGGATGCCCTGACGGCGCAGGCCACCCGGGCCGGTGCGATGCTGCTGCGCGCGCCCGCGACGCAAAGCTTCGGCGAACGCAATGCGATGGTGCAGGACCCGTTCGGCCACCGCTGGATGCTGACCCGGACGGTCGAGGTCGTCGCGCCCGAGGACATGCAACGCCGTTGGGACGAGGGGGCCGGGTAA
- a CDS encoding L,D-transpeptidase family protein, giving the protein MSPGDLVLTPTGLRFLGRRFPCSIGRGGVTLQKREGDGATPAGDHRITGMLYRPDRLPARVLPGWARPIGLRDLWCDDPAHPAYNRPARAPLAASHEVLRRADPLYDLILLTDWNAAPPQPGRGSAIFLHRWRRTGYPTAGCIAFAAADLLWIARRIAPGAGLFVRG; this is encoded by the coding sequence GTGAGCCCGGGCGACCTGGTGCTGACGCCCACGGGGCTGCGCTTCCTGGGGCGCCGCTTTCCCTGCTCCATCGGCCGCGGCGGCGTTACCTTGCAAAAGCGCGAAGGCGACGGCGCCACCCCCGCGGGCGATCACCGGATCACCGGGATGCTCTACCGCCCCGACCGGCTGCCGGCGCGGGTGCTGCCGGGCTGGGCCCGCCCGATCGGCCTGCGCGACCTGTGGTGCGATGACCCCGCGCATCCGGCCTACAACCGCCCCGCGCGCGCGCCCCTCGCCGCCAGTCACGAGGTCCTGCGCCGCGCCGACCCGCTCTATGACCTGATCCTGCTGACCGACTGGAACGCCGCGCCCCCGCAGCCGGGCCGGGGTTCGGCGATCTTTCTGCATCGCTGGCGTCGGACCGGGTATCCGACGGCGGGCTGCATCGCCTTTGCCGCCGCAGATCTTCTGTGGATCGCCCGCCGCATCGCCCCGGGCGCGGGACTTTTCGTCCGGGGCTAG
- the sseA gene encoding 3-mercaptopyruvate sulfurtransferase, producing the protein MATDDPRTLVSTDWLAAHMGDPDLRILDASWHMPATGRDARAEYRDEHIPGARFFDIDEISDQRSALPHMAPPPEKFVSRMRALGVGDGHQVVVYDTKGVWSAPRVWWTFRLMGKMDVAVLDGGLPKWKAEGREIEDLPPMVRDRHITVQRQAHLVKDVSQVASASKLGDWQIVDARSAERFRGEVEEPRPGLRAGHIPGSLSLPFANLQNADGTMKDPDALRAALVAAGVDLNRPVITSCGSGVTAAVISLALEIVGHRNHALYDGSWSEWGMYPDLKVEKG; encoded by the coding sequence ATGGCGACCGACGATCCCCGCACGCTTGTGTCCACCGACTGGCTGGCCGCCCATATGGGCGACCCGGACCTGCGCATTCTCGATGCCTCGTGGCACATGCCGGCCACCGGGCGCGACGCCAGGGCCGAGTATCGGGACGAACATATCCCCGGCGCGCGGTTCTTCGACATCGACGAGATCAGCGACCAGCGGTCGGCCCTGCCGCACATGGCCCCCCCGCCCGAGAAGTTCGTCAGCCGGATGCGGGCGCTGGGCGTGGGCGACGGGCACCAGGTGGTGGTCTATGACACCAAGGGCGTCTGGTCGGCGCCGCGCGTCTGGTGGACCTTTCGGCTGATGGGCAAGATGGATGTCGCGGTGCTGGACGGCGGCCTGCCCAAGTGGAAGGCCGAGGGCCGCGAGATCGAGGACCTGCCCCCCATGGTGCGCGACCGCCACATCACCGTGCAGCGCCAGGCGCATCTGGTGAAGGACGTGAGCCAGGTGGCCTCGGCCTCGAAGCTGGGGGATTGGCAGATTGTCGATGCCCGCAGCGCCGAGCGTTTCCGTGGCGAGGTCGAGGAACCGCGCCCCGGACTGCGCGCGGGGCACATCCCCGGCTCGTTGAGCCTGCCCTTCGCCAACTTGCAGAACGCCGATGGCACGATGAAGGACCCCGATGCGCTGCGCGCCGCGCTGGTGGCGGCGGGTGTCGATCTGAACCGCCCGGTCATCACCTCGTGCGGGTCGGGCGTGACCGCCGCGGTCATCAGCCTGGCGCTGGAGATCGTCGGCCACCGGAACCACGCGCTCTATGATGGCTCGTGGTCGGAATGGGGCATGTATCCCGATCTGAAGGTCGAGAAAGGCTGA
- a CDS encoding TetR/AcrR family transcriptional regulator yields the protein MNQDKPHRGRPSSQAARANALRAARAILFDQGLGRLTMEAVAAQSGVGKPTLYRHWANALELAMAALMAEPSPKAPVAGDTLEDWLRTQLRGLTTAFAAGRGRQIALALAAADPEAEITRAFRNQVILASREAGRDQIARAVALGTIPAPPDIDLVLDMLYAPLFYRLLAGHRPLDDAFADGVARLGMRLLGVV from the coding sequence ATGAATCAAGACAAACCCCATCGAGGCCGCCCATCATCGCAGGCTGCGCGCGCGAACGCGCTGCGGGCTGCGCGCGCGATCCTGTTCGACCAGGGCCTGGGCCGATTGACGATGGAAGCGGTCGCTGCGCAGTCGGGCGTGGGCAAGCCGACGCTCTACCGCCACTGGGCGAACGCGCTGGAACTGGCCATGGCCGCCCTGATGGCCGAACCGTCGCCGAAAGCGCCCGTCGCGGGGGATACGCTCGAGGATTGGTTGCGAACCCAGTTGCGCGGCCTGACCACGGCCTTTGCCGCAGGGCGTGGCCGGCAGATCGCCCTGGCGCTTGCGGCCGCGGACCCCGAGGCCGAGATCACGCGCGCCTTTCGCAACCAGGTCATCCTGGCCAGCCGCGAAGCCGGTCGCGACCAGATCGCGCGGGCTGTCGCGCTGGGAACGATCCCGGCGCCGCCGGATATCGACCTGGTGCTGGACATGCTCTACGCGCCGCTGTTCTACCGCCTTTTGGCCGGGCATCGGCCACTGGACGACGCTTTTGCCGATGGCGTGGCGCGCCTGGGAATGCGGCTTCTGGGGGTGGTCTGA
- a CDS encoding epimerase, with translation MTQTALILGANGKIGRNFTAAFRAAGWQTRAYKRGTDMDLAAQGCAVIVNGLNPPNYHDWDRILPQITTQVLAAAKTSGATVLFPGNVYVFGDQPGPWDEHTPHAPRSRKGRIRAEVEARYRTAATEGVQTILLRAGDFMDARATDSVLQYLYLRNLAKGRVTAPGDPDVVRAHAWLPDMARAGVMLAERRAALPAFCDVPFPGHTFSARQLKDRIEHLTGRSLGFDRFPWWAMRLAGPVWELARELGEMRYLYETPHRMDGARLHALLPDWQDTPLDQVLMQTLALTSAAAA, from the coding sequence ATGACCCAGACCGCCCTCATCCTTGGTGCCAACGGCAAGATCGGCCGCAATTTCACCGCCGCCTTCCGCGCCGCCGGCTGGCAAACCCGGGCCTACAAGCGCGGCACTGACATGGACCTGGCCGCGCAGGGCTGCGCGGTCATCGTGAACGGGTTGAACCCGCCGAATTACCACGATTGGGACCGCATCCTGCCGCAGATCACCACGCAGGTCCTGGCGGCGGCAAAGACCTCAGGGGCGACGGTGCTGTTTCCGGGCAATGTCTATGTGTTCGGCGACCAGCCCGGCCCCTGGGACGAACACACCCCGCACGCGCCCCGCAGCCGCAAGGGCCGCATCCGCGCCGAGGTCGAGGCCCGCTATCGCACCGCCGCGACCGAAGGGGTGCAGACGATCCTCTTGCGGGCAGGCGATTTCATGGATGCCCGGGCCACCGATTCGGTGCTGCAATACCTCTATCTGCGCAATCTGGCCAAGGGTCGCGTGACGGCGCCCGGCGACCCCGACGTGGTGCGCGCCCATGCCTGGCTGCCCGACATGGCCCGCGCAGGCGTGATGCTGGCCGAACGCCGCGCCGCGCTGCCCGCATTCTGTGACGTGCCCTTTCCGGGCCATACCTTCAGCGCGCGGCAGTTGAAGGACCGGATCGAACACCTGACCGGCCGCTCGCTGGGCTTTGACCGGTTTCCCTGGTGGGCGATGCGGCTGGCCGGCCCGGTCTGGGAACTGGCGCGGGAACTGGGCGAGATGCGCTATCTCTACGAGACCCCGCACCGGATGGACGGCGCGCGCCTGCACGCCCTGCTGCCCGACTGGCAGGATACGCCGCTGGATCAGGTGCTGATGCAGACCCTTGCGCTGACTTCCGCCGCCGCGGCGTGA
- the ribA gene encoding GTP cyclohydrolase II, with protein sequence MSLSPSPLERLNRARADLRIGLPVVLTAGAQSALVAAAETLDADRLATMRTLGAPVLAITAHRAQTLKARAYDGDLARIRLPTEADIAWVEALADPADDLTHPMKGPLTSERDGAADLHRAAIRLVKSAQLLPAALVVQTAKAPALAASHGLTSLSAQDTHSPQTRLSSVIAARLPMRLAGAGRLHVFRPEDGGIEHYAIEVGRPMRDAPVLARLHSACFTGDVLGSLKCDCGPQLHAALVAMHQAGSGVLLYLNQEGRGIGLANKMRAYSLQDQGFDTVEANHRLGFEDDERDFRLGAELLRKLGFGAVRLLTNNPRKVAMLEKGGIAVTERVPLKVGETAENAAYLATKAAKSGHLL encoded by the coding sequence ATGTCGCTGTCGCCCAGTCCCCTCGAACGCCTGAATCGCGCCCGCGCGGACTTGCGCATCGGCTTGCCGGTGGTGCTGACCGCGGGCGCCCAGTCCGCCCTTGTCGCCGCCGCCGAGACCCTGGATGCGGACCGGCTGGCGACGATGCGCACGCTTGGGGCGCCGGTCCTGGCGATCACGGCGCATCGGGCGCAGACCCTCAAGGCGCGTGCCTACGACGGCGATCTGGCCCGGATACGGCTGCCCACCGAGGCCGATATCGCCTGGGTCGAGGCCCTGGCAGACCCCGCCGACGACCTGACGCATCCCATGAAGGGCCCGCTGACCTCGGAACGCGACGGCGCCGCCGATCTGCACCGCGCGGCGATTCGCCTGGTGAAGTCGGCGCAGCTCCTGCCCGCCGCGCTGGTGGTCCAGACCGCCAAAGCTCCGGCCCTCGCCGCGTCGCACGGGCTGACGTCCCTGTCGGCCCAGGACACGCACAGCCCGCAAACGCGGCTCTCGTCGGTGATTGCGGCGCGGTTGCCAATGCGGCTGGCGGGCGCGGGACGGCTGCATGTTTTCCGCCCCGAGGACGGCGGCATCGAACATTACGCGATCGAGGTCGGCCGCCCGATGCGCGATGCGCCGGTGCTGGCCCGGCTGCATTCGGCCTGTTTCACCGGCGATGTTCTGGGATCGCTGAAATGCGACTGCGGTCCGCAGCTTCACGCCGCTCTGGTGGCCATGCATCAGGCCGGATCTGGCGTTCTGCTCTATCTGAACCAGGAGGGGCGCGGCATCGGCCTGGCCAACAAGATGCGCGCCTATTCGCTTCAGGATCAGGGGTTCGACACGGTCGAAGCCAACCACAGGCTGGGGTTCGAGGACGACGAACGCGATTTCCGTCTGGGGGCCGAACTGCTGCGCAAGCTGGGGTTCGGGGCGGTGCGGTTGCTGACCAACAATCCGCGCAAGGTCGCGATGCTGGAAAAGGGTGGCATCGCGGTGACCGAGCGGGTGCCGCTCAAGGTCGGTGAAACCGCCGAGAACGCGGCCTATCTGGCGACCAAGGCGGCGAAATCGGGGCATCTGTTGTGA
- the leuB gene encoding 3-isopropylmalate dehydrogenase produces MANPSLLILAGDGIGPEVMAEVKKIIAWMGDKRGVTFDVSEDLVGGCAYDVHGKPLADATMEKAQAVDAVLLGAVGGPKYDALDFSVKPERGLLRLRKEMDLYSNLRPAQCFDALADFSSLKKDVVAGLDIMIVRELTSGVYFGEPRGIFTEGNERVGINTQRYTESEIARVARSAFELARKRNNKVCSMEKANVMESGILWREVVQKVHDEEYPDVALSHMYADNGAMQLVRNPKQFDVIVTDNLFGDLLSDAAAMLTGSLGMLPSASLGAPMANGRPKALYEPVHGSAPDIAGQGKANPIACILSFAMALRYSFDLGAEADRVEKAVERVLADGVRTGDLMGPEGGTPVSTSQMGDAIVAALDASL; encoded by the coding sequence GTGGCCAATCCTTCCCTGCTCATCCTCGCCGGCGACGGCATCGGCCCCGAAGTCATGGCCGAGGTGAAGAAGATCATCGCCTGGATGGGCGACAAGCGCGGCGTCACCTTCGATGTCAGCGAGGACCTGGTGGGCGGCTGTGCCTATGACGTGCACGGCAAGCCCCTCGCCGACGCGACGATGGAAAAGGCGCAGGCGGTGGACGCGGTCCTGTTGGGCGCCGTCGGCGGGCCCAAGTATGACGCCCTCGATTTCAGCGTGAAACCCGAACGCGGCCTGCTGCGCCTGCGCAAGGAAATGGACCTGTATTCGAACCTGCGCCCCGCGCAGTGCTTTGATGCGCTGGCCGATTTCTCGTCGCTGAAAAAGGACGTGGTGGCCGGGCTCGACATCATGATCGTGCGCGAGCTGACCTCGGGTGTCTATTTCGGCGAGCCGCGCGGCATCTTCACCGAAGGCAACGAGCGCGTCGGCATCAACACCCAGCGGTATACCGAAAGCGAGATCGCCCGCGTCGCGCGTTCGGCCTTTGAGCTGGCGCGCAAACGCAACAACAAGGTCTGCTCGATGGAAAAGGCCAACGTCATGGAATCGGGCATTCTGTGGCGCGAGGTCGTGCAGAAGGTCCACGACGAGGAATACCCCGATGTCGCCCTGTCGCACATGTATGCCGACAACGGCGCGATGCAGCTGGTGCGCAACCCCAAGCAATTCGATGTGATCGTCACCGACAACCTGTTTGGCGACCTGCTGTCCGACGCGGCGGCGATGCTGACCGGTTCGCTGGGCATGTTGCCCTCGGCCAGCCTGGGTGCGCCGATGGCCAACGGCCGGCCCAAGGCGCTGTATGAGCCGGTGCACGGTTCGGCCCCCGACATCGCCGGCCAGGGCAAGGCCAACCCGATCGCCTGCATCCTGTCCTTTGCCATGGCGCTGCGCTATTCTTTCGACTTGGGGGCCGAGGCCGACCGCGTCGAAAAGGCCGTGGAACGGGTTCTGGCCGACGGTGTGCGCACGGGCGACCTGATGGGCCCCGAGGGGGGCACCCCGGTGTCGACCAGCCAGATGGGCGACGCCATCGTCGCGGCGCTGGACGCCAGCCTCTGA
- a CDS encoding cell division protein ZapE, which translates to MRQTLTELYDARVAKGEIRPDAAQRAVLPLLDERRAALETPQKKGLLGGLFKKPPQGPRGLYLWGGVGRGKSMLMDLFEQATDIDAKRRVHFHAFMQEIHHGMHEARKTGVDDALAPVARAVAQDLRLLAFDEMQITDITDAMIVGRLFQMLMEAGVVIVTTSNRPPEDLYKNGLNRALFLPFIALLRARMEVIELQSETDYRQHRLTGAQVYFTPADAGAHAAMDALWSELTGVGAGTPLVLEVQGRKVEIPHHHNAVARTGFWDLCGRPLGPADYLALADRVRVLMIEDIPHLSAANYNEAKRFVTLIDALYEGRVRLIASAADQPERLYMEGAGAFEFERTASRLREMQAIDWGSA; encoded by the coding sequence ATGCGACAGACCCTGACCGAACTCTATGATGCGCGTGTGGCCAAGGGCGAGATCCGCCCCGACGCGGCCCAACGCGCCGTCCTGCCCCTGCTGGACGAACGCCGCGCTGCCTTGGAAACCCCGCAGAAGAAGGGTCTTCTGGGGGGGCTGTTCAAGAAACCGCCCCAAGGGCCCCGGGGGCTGTATCTGTGGGGCGGTGTCGGGCGCGGAAAGTCGATGCTGATGGACCTGTTCGAACAGGCGACCGACATCGATGCCAAGCGCCGCGTGCATTTCCACGCCTTCATGCAGGAAATCCACCACGGGATGCACGAAGCCCGCAAGACCGGCGTGGACGACGCGCTGGCGCCTGTAGCCAGGGCGGTGGCGCAGGATCTGCGGCTGCTGGCCTTTGACGAGATGCAGATCACCGACATCACCGATGCGATGATCGTCGGCCGGCTGTTCCAGATGCTGATGGAGGCCGGCGTGGTGATCGTCACCACCTCGAACCGCCCGCCCGAGGATCTTTACAAGAACGGCCTGAACCGGGCGCTGTTCCTGCCGTTCATCGCCCTGCTGCGCGCGCGCATGGAGGTGATCGAACTGCAAAGCGAGACCGACTATCGCCAACACCGGCTGACCGGCGCGCAGGTCTATTTCACGCCCGCCGATGCCGGCGCCCATGCGGCGATGGATGCGCTCTGGTCCGAGCTGACGGGCGTTGGCGCCGGCACGCCCCTGGTGCTGGAGGTGCAGGGCCGCAAGGTCGAGATCCCGCACCACCACAACGCCGTCGCGCGCACCGGCTTCTGGGACCTGTGCGGGCGCCCGCTGGGGCCGGCGGACTATCTGGCGCTGGCCGACCGCGTGCGGGTCCTGATGATCGAGGACATCCCCCATCTGTCCGCCGCCAACTACAACGAGGCCAAGCGCTTCGTCACGCTGATCGACGCGCTTTACGAGGGGCGCGTGCGGCTGATCGCCAGTGCCGCCGATCAGCCCGAACGGCTGTATATGGAAGGGGCCGGCGCGTTCGAATTCGAACGAACCGCCAGCCGCTTGCGCGAGATGCAGGCCATCGACTGGGGCAGCGCCTGA
- a CDS encoding response regulator transcription factor: MSKLNKILLVDDDEDLREALAEQLVATEDFDTFEAGDGAAAMDRVREEQYDLVILDVGLPDTDGRELCKRMRKSGVKCPILMLTGQDTDADMILGLDSGANDYITKPFKFPVLLARIRAQLRQHEQSENAVFQLGDYQFKPAQKMLVDPRERKIRLTEKETNILKFLYRAPDGLAPREVLLHEVWGYNAGVTTHTLETHIYRLRQKIEPDPSNARLLVTEPGGYRLVP; this comes from the coding sequence ATGTCGAAACTGAACAAGATTCTGCTGGTCGATGACGACGAGGACCTGCGCGAGGCCCTGGCCGAGCAACTGGTGGCGACCGAGGATTTCGACACCTTCGAAGCCGGCGACGGCGCGGCCGCGATGGACCGCGTGCGCGAGGAGCAATACGACCTGGTCATCCTGGACGTCGGCCTGCCCGACACCGACGGCCGCGAGCTGTGCAAACGGATGCGGAAATCGGGCGTGAAGTGCCCGATCCTGATGCTGACCGGCCAGGATACCGACGCCGACATGATCCTGGGCCTGGATTCGGGCGCGAACGACTACATCACCAAGCCGTTCAAGTTCCCGGTGCTGCTGGCCCGCATCCGCGCCCAGTTGCGCCAGCACGAACAATCCGAAAATGCCGTGTTCCAGTTGGGCGACTATCAGTTCAAGCCCGCGCAGAAGATGCTGGTCGACCCGCGCGAGCGCAAGATCCGCCTGACCGAGAAAGAGACGAACATCCTGAAGTTCCTCTATCGCGCGCCCGATGGCCTGGCCCCGCGCGAGGTCCTGCTGCACGAGGTCTGGGGCTACAACGCGGGCGTGACGACCCACACGCTGGAAACGCACATCTACCGCCTGCGCCAGAAGATCGAGCCCGACCCCTCGAACGCGCGGCTTCTGGTGACGGAACCGGGCGGCTACCGGCTGGTGCCGTGA